In a single window of the Bacillus clarus genome:
- the spoVAD gene encoding stage V sporulation protein AD → MRLTGKQTWVFQNDIFVNAMGTAVGPKEAEGPLGKSFDISYADLHCGEENWELAERRLMSDSIQQAMQKGNIKNSEIDFFLAGDLLNQTVTANYVARELEIPFLGMFSACATSMETLALGSAFVDGGFANRVLATVSSHNATAERQFRYPTEYGGQRPGTATSTVTGAGSILISKEKSAIKITAATIGKVQDLGIANPFDMGSAMAPAAAHTIQQHFEDLGRNAADYDLIVTGDLSAIGTPITKQLLLEEGYDLGHIYNDCGLMIYDSNQEEVFAGGSGCACSAVVTYGHLLREMQKGNLQRIFVVATGALLSPMMMQQKETIPTIAHGVVFERVKGG, encoded by the coding sequence ATGAGATTGACAGGGAAGCAAACGTGGGTATTTCAAAATGATATCTTCGTAAATGCAATGGGTACGGCTGTCGGTCCGAAAGAAGCAGAAGGCCCTCTTGGAAAAAGTTTTGATATTTCATATGCAGATTTACACTGCGGAGAAGAAAATTGGGAACTTGCTGAACGAAGGTTAATGTCAGATTCAATTCAACAAGCGATGCAAAAAGGAAATATAAAAAATTCGGAAATCGATTTCTTCCTAGCAGGAGATTTATTAAATCAAACGGTAACAGCAAATTATGTCGCTCGTGAACTTGAAATTCCTTTTTTAGGAATGTTTAGTGCTTGTGCGACTTCAATGGAAACTTTAGCACTTGGTTCAGCTTTTGTTGATGGTGGTTTTGCTAATCGCGTACTTGCTACAGTGAGCAGCCATAACGCAACTGCGGAAAGGCAATTTCGTTATCCCACGGAGTACGGGGGACAAAGGCCAGGGACAGCAACTTCAACTGTTACTGGAGCGGGATCAATCTTAATTAGCAAAGAGAAAAGTGCTATTAAAATAACAGCTGCGACAATTGGAAAAGTACAAGACTTAGGGATAGCGAATCCTTTTGATATGGGTTCGGCGATGGCACCAGCGGCAGCTCATACGATTCAACAGCATTTTGAAGATTTAGGGAGAAATGCCGCTGATTATGATCTTATTGTTACTGGTGATTTATCAGCTATTGGAACGCCAATTACGAAACAACTTTTACTTGAAGAGGGATATGACCTAGGACATATATACAATGATTGCGGGCTAATGATTTACGATTCAAATCAAGAAGAGGTTTTTGCGGGTGGGAGTGGTTGTGCTTGTTCAGCTGTTGTCACATACGGTCATTTATTACGTGAAATGCAAAAAGGGAATTTACAACGTATTTTTGTCGTTGCGACTGGAGCGTTATTAAGTCCGATGATGATGCAACAAAAGGAAACGATCCCGACGATTGCACACGGTGTTGTATTCGAAAGAGTTAAAGGGGGGTGA
- the spoVAC gene encoding stage V sporulation protein AC — protein MAKKKLKEDYINKVKDYHPKPNYLMNCVKAFLVGGLICTVGEVLMKFYIHCFHFSEQEAGNPTIATLVLLSAILTGLGVYDKIGQFSGAGSAVPVTGFANSMVSAAMEHRSEGIVLGLATNMFKLAGSVIVFGVASAYIIGLIRYTFKILMS, from the coding sequence ATGGCAAAAAAGAAATTAAAAGAGGATTACATAAATAAAGTAAAAGATTATCATCCGAAGCCTAACTATTTGATGAATTGTGTGAAAGCATTTCTTGTAGGGGGGCTTATCTGTACAGTCGGAGAAGTACTGATGAAGTTTTATATACATTGCTTTCACTTTAGTGAACAAGAGGCAGGAAACCCTACAATCGCAACCCTTGTATTATTATCAGCGATATTAACTGGGCTTGGTGTATATGACAAAATTGGGCAATTTTCAGGGGCTGGTTCGGCAGTTCCTGTTACTGGATTTGCTAATTCGATGGTCAGTGCGGCAATGGAGCACCGCAGTGAGGGGATTGTCTTAGGTCTTGCTACCAATATGTTTAAGCTTGCTGGAAGTGTCATTGTATTTGGGGTCGCCAGCGCATATATTATTGGTTTAATTCGATATACTTTTAAAATTTTAATGTCGTAA
- a CDS encoding stage V sporulation protein AB — translation MIEYGVVILIGLAGGIAVGGGYVAFLAVLGVIPRLAQLTRSGHRMKYFEWAVIIGTLTGSWCSLKNITFQTSQYWLVVLGIFCGTFVGMLAAALTEVLNVLPILAKRVGVDGKIVILLVALVLGKVIGSLFHWIYFVK, via the coding sequence ATGATTGAGTATGGAGTGGTTATCTTAATTGGCCTTGCTGGAGGGATTGCAGTGGGTGGTGGGTATGTTGCGTTTTTGGCAGTTCTCGGTGTAATTCCTCGTTTAGCACAGTTAACAAGAAGTGGTCATCGTATGAAATATTTCGAGTGGGCAGTTATTATTGGCACTTTAACTGGATCATGGTGCAGCTTAAAGAACATCACGTTTCAAACATCTCAATATTGGCTTGTTGTATTAGGTATATTTTGTGGCACTTTTGTTGGAATGCTAGCAGCGGCATTAACAGAAGTCTTAAATGTATTACCTATTTTAGCGAAACGAGTAGGGGTAGATGGCAAAATTGTTATTCTCCTCGTTGCCCTTGTGCTTGGAAAAGTAATAGGCTCATTGTTTCACTGGATTTACTTCGTAAAGTAG
- a CDS encoding stage V sporulation protein AA, whose amino-acid sequence MEQTIYLKMRNRLKVSPSYEVRLKDIAQIVGDSSVVETVQNEIVYKITARDKTHVVIDVMKVIEIIQQKMEHIQINLLGSGQTLVEIIYDRKNVNPIFFGLVWTLLFVGAALAIIYFHEDVSMQQVHQRLYYMITGEVNEQPLLFQIPYSLGLGLGMVLFFNHVFQKRINEEPSPLEVEMFQYQQSLDQYVIVHENKESTKKIADD is encoded by the coding sequence TTGGAACAAACAATATACCTCAAAATGAGAAATCGTTTAAAGGTCTCTCCTTCATATGAAGTGAGACTTAAAGATATCGCTCAAATCGTTGGAGATTCTAGTGTGGTTGAAACTGTGCAAAATGAGATTGTTTATAAAATTACCGCACGTGATAAGACGCATGTTGTCATTGATGTGATGAAAGTAATTGAGATTATTCAACAAAAGATGGAGCACATACAAATTAATTTACTTGGTTCTGGACAAACTCTTGTTGAAATTATATATGACAGGAAGAATGTGAATCCTATCTTCTTCGGACTTGTTTGGACATTACTTTTTGTTGGTGCCGCTCTTGCCATCATTTATTTTCATGAAGATGTAAGTATGCAACAAGTGCATCAACGTTTATATTACATGATTACGGGAGAAGTTAATGAACAACCGCTTTTATTCCAAATCCCTTATTCATTAGGACTTGGATTAGGTATGGTCTTATTTTTTAATCATGTATTTCAAAAACGAATTAATGAGGAACCGAGTCCCTTAGAGGTTGAAATGTTTCAGTATCAACAGTCACTCGATCAATATGTCATCGTGCATGAGAATAAGGAGAGTACAAAAAAAATTGCAGATGATTGA
- a CDS encoding MetS family NSS transporter small subunit: MMMIIGMVVIWRGLALSIANLFKKKKA; this comes from the coding sequence ATGATGATGATTATAGGCATGGTAGTCATTTGGAGAGGACTCGCATTAAGTATTGCAAACCTATTTAAGAAAAAGAAAGCATAA
- the sigF gene encoding RNA polymerase sporulation sigma factor SigF — MDIEVRNEKKKPQLKDQELKALIQKSQDGDQQARDTIVQNNMRLVWSVVQRFLNRGYEPDDLFQIGCIGLLKSVDKFDLSFDVKFSTYAVPMIIGEIQRFLRDDGSVKVSRSLKETGNKIRKMKDELSKEFGRAPTINEVAEALELTPEEVVLAQEASRAPSSIHETVYENDGDPITILDQIADQTETKWFDKIALKEAIRELDERERLIVYLRYYKDQTQSEVAERIGISQVQVSRLEKKILKQMKDRIDE, encoded by the coding sequence ATGGACATTGAGGTCAGAAATGAGAAGAAGAAGCCTCAGCTAAAGGACCAAGAGTTAAAAGCGTTAATTCAAAAAAGTCAAGATGGAGATCAACAGGCGAGAGACACGATTGTCCAAAATAATATGCGTCTCGTATGGTCGGTTGTACAGCGTTTTCTTAATCGAGGATATGAACCAGACGATTTATTCCAAATTGGATGTATCGGACTCTTAAAATCGGTAGATAAATTCGATTTATCTTTCGACGTGAAATTTTCAACATATGCAGTTCCAATGATTATTGGAGAAATACAGCGATTTTTACGTGACGATGGATCTGTCAAAGTAAGTCGCTCTTTAAAAGAAACCGGCAATAAAATTCGAAAGATGAAAGATGAGCTTTCGAAAGAGTTTGGAAGGGCTCCAACGATTAATGAAGTAGCAGAAGCACTCGAACTAACACCAGAAGAAGTGGTTCTTGCTCAAGAAGCAAGTCGGGCGCCATCTTCCATACACGAAACTGTATATGAAAATGATGGAGATCCCATTACAATTTTGGACCAAATTGCGGATCAAACCGAAACAAAATGGTTTGATAAGATTGCTTTAAAAGAAGCAATTAGGGAGCTCGATGAACGAGAACGCTTAATTGTATACTTGCGTTACTATAAAGATCAAACACAATCAGAAGTAGCAGAGCGCATCGGTATTTCACAAGTGCAAGTTTCAAGGCTTGAAAAGAAAATATTAAAACAGATGAAAGATCGAATAGATGAATAG
- the spoIIAB gene encoding anti-sigma F factor: protein MRNEMNLQFSALSQNESFARVTVAAFIAQLDPTMEELTEIKTVVSEAVTNAIIHGYEGNAEGVVYISVILEEAMVKLTIRDEGVGIFNLDEARQPLFTTKPELERSGMGFTIMENFMDEVEVISNESFGTTIHLTKYLSNSNALCN from the coding sequence ATGAGAAATGAAATGAACCTTCAATTTTCAGCGTTAAGTCAAAATGAATCGTTCGCTCGTGTAACAGTTGCTGCTTTTATTGCACAATTGGATCCAACGATGGAAGAATTGACAGAGATTAAAACAGTTGTGTCAGAAGCAGTTACAAATGCAATTATTCATGGATACGAAGGAAATGCAGAAGGTGTTGTTTATATTTCGGTGATTTTGGAAGAAGCAATGGTGAAACTCACGATTCGAGATGAAGGGGTTGGCATCTTTAACCTGGATGAAGCAAGACAACCACTTTTTACAACTAAACCTGAATTAGAGCGTTCCGGAATGGGATTTACTATCATGGAAAATTTTATGGATGAAGTAGAGGTTATTTCAAACGAATCTTTCGGGACAACAATCCATTTGACAAAATACTTATCAAATAGTAACGCTCTATGCAATTAA
- the spoIIAA gene encoding anti-sigma F factor antagonist — MSLSMHLEVKRDVLCVRLAGELDHHTAEELRTKVTDMIETHGVHHIVLSLENLTFMDSSGLGVILGRYKHVKGLGGEMVVCAISPPVKRLFEMSGLFKIVRLEESEAHALATLGVA, encoded by the coding sequence GTGAGTCTTTCCATGCATTTAGAAGTAAAGCGTGATGTCTTATGTGTAAGGCTAGCGGGTGAATTAGATCATCATACCGCTGAAGAGTTGCGAACGAAAGTAACTGATATGATTGAGACGCATGGTGTGCACCATATTGTATTAAGCCTAGAGAATTTAACATTTATGGATAGCTCTGGTTTAGGCGTTATATTAGGACGATATAAGCATGTTAAGGGATTAGGCGGGGAGATGGTTGTCTGTGCAATTTCACCTCCTGTTAAGCGTCTGTTTGAAATGTCGGGTCTATTTAAAATTGTTCGTTTGGAAGAAAGTGAAGCGCATGCGCTCGCGACGTTGGGGGTGGCATAA
- the dacF gene encoding serine-type D-Ala-D-Ala carboxypeptidase DacF produces MKRVFGILVCFMLLLSGTSVSFAQSEKTKTEKTEGETTPKLAEQASSAIVIEQDTGKVLFEKNPNEKLPPASMTKIMTMLLIMEQVEKGKLKLDDKVRASEHAASMGGSQIFLEPGEEMTVNEMLKGIAIASGNDASVAVAEHIAGSEEGFVNMMNKKAKDLGLKNTHFQNPTGLPAKDHYSTANDMAIMAKELMKYPLIRKYTGKYEDYLRENTDKKFWLVNTNKLVRFYPGVDGVKTGFTTEAKYCLTASAEKNGMRVISVVMGAPTSKERNNQVTKLLDYAFGQYMTKKLYTRGEKIKTVQVGKGKKEKVDLVASDNVSLLMKKGENMDKVKQEVIAEKKVKAPIKKGDALGTLVIKKDKNVLLKQTIVAKEDVEAASWWELFKRSFGMFSTSK; encoded by the coding sequence ATGAAGCGAGTTTTTGGAATACTTGTTTGTTTCATGTTATTGCTTTCTGGTACTTCAGTTAGTTTCGCACAATCCGAGAAAACGAAAACGGAGAAAACAGAAGGGGAAACAACGCCGAAGTTAGCTGAGCAAGCATCATCAGCAATCGTCATTGAGCAAGATACGGGTAAAGTTTTGTTTGAGAAAAATCCGAATGAAAAATTACCACCTGCTAGTATGACAAAGATTATGACAATGTTATTAATCATGGAACAAGTTGAAAAAGGGAAATTAAAACTAGACGATAAAGTACGAGCAAGTGAACACGCAGCTTCAATGGGTGGGTCGCAAATCTTTCTAGAGCCTGGGGAAGAAATGACAGTCAATGAAATGTTGAAGGGAATTGCGATTGCATCTGGAAATGACGCATCTGTCGCGGTTGCTGAGCATATCGCCGGTTCAGAAGAAGGTTTTGTCAATATGATGAACAAAAAAGCGAAGGATTTGGGACTGAAGAATACGCATTTTCAAAATCCAACAGGACTTCCAGCGAAAGATCATTATTCCACAGCAAATGATATGGCAATTATGGCGAAAGAATTAATGAAGTATCCGCTTATTCGAAAATACACAGGAAAATATGAAGATTATTTACGTGAAAATACGGATAAAAAGTTTTGGCTTGTTAATACAAATAAGTTAGTTCGTTTCTATCCAGGAGTAGATGGAGTAAAAACGGGTTTTACAACAGAAGCAAAGTATTGTTTAACGGCATCAGCTGAGAAAAATGGAATGCGGGTTATTTCAGTTGTAATGGGTGCACCTACATCAAAAGAACGCAATAATCAAGTGACGAAGCTCCTTGATTATGCATTCGGACAATATATGACAAAGAAATTGTATACACGCGGTGAAAAGATCAAGACTGTACAAGTAGGAAAAGGTAAGAAGGAAAAAGTAGATTTAGTTGCATCAGATAATGTATCGCTTCTTATGAAAAAAGGCGAAAATATGGACAAAGTAAAGCAGGAAGTTATCGCAGAAAAGAAAGTGAAAGCACCGATTAAAAAAGGTGATGCGCTTGGGACACTTGTTATTAAAAAAGATAAAAATGTTTTATTAAAGCAGACAATTGTAGCAAAAGAAGATGTTGAGGCGGCAAGCTGGTGGGAGTTATTTAAAAGAAGTTTTGGGATGTTTTCAACATCAAAATAG
- a CDS encoding GntR family transcriptional regulator: MHIQLDPRSNTPIWEQIVRNIKELVLKNMLAPNDKLPSVRELASLLVINPNTVSKAYQELERQGIIETLRGKGTFVSQSITPTLDERKIAMVEKQFHQLLLEASYLGITKDKIHDWIDSYYKEIGGSTDAESDKLEENN, encoded by the coding sequence TTGCATATTCAACTTGATCCAAGAAGCAACACTCCGATATGGGAACAAATTGTTCGAAATATAAAAGAACTCGTATTGAAAAACATGCTAGCTCCAAATGATAAGCTTCCTTCTGTACGCGAGCTCGCTTCATTGCTCGTTATAAATCCAAATACAGTTAGTAAAGCGTATCAAGAGTTAGAGCGACAAGGGATTATTGAAACGTTACGAGGAAAAGGAACATTTGTATCCCAATCGATTACCCCAACATTAGACGAAAGGAAAATCGCTATGGTTGAAAAGCAATTTCATCAATTATTACTAGAAGCCTCTTATCTTGGGATTACGAAAGATAAAATTCACGATTGGATAGATTCATACTACAAAGAGATTGGAGGAAGTACAGATGCTGAAAGTGACAAACTTGAAGAAAATAATTGA
- a CDS encoding ABC transporter ATP-binding protein, translated as MLKVTNLKKIIDNQTILDDVSFTLQKGSIVGLLGRNGAGKTTLLRTMVGILDPDEGTITYEDIDVHKHPEIKQKVVYVPDSTNILNGYTVKEIVKFYKAVYTAFDEQYFYQLLERFNLPNKRIRSYSKGMKALLAIILAFSAKVEYIILDEPTNGLDPIVKRQILQFLVEEVAEKEITIFISTHHLDEVEKIADTIIILKGHTVASITSLDDAKSRYAKIQVAYERSLPQKLENLSNIKILNQTGKVYTILIEGNVAATLEKFYKEQPILIEELAMSLEDVFVTTLEEDGYVS; from the coding sequence ATGCTGAAAGTGACAAACTTGAAGAAAATAATTGATAATCAAACAATTTTAGACGATGTTTCTTTCACATTACAAAAAGGTAGTATCGTCGGATTGCTCGGTAGAAACGGTGCAGGGAAAACAACTTTATTACGAACGATGGTTGGAATTTTAGACCCGGATGAAGGAACTATTACATATGAGGATATAGATGTTCATAAACACCCTGAGATTAAGCAAAAGGTTGTTTACGTTCCTGATTCTACTAACATACTGAATGGATATACAGTAAAAGAGATCGTGAAGTTTTACAAAGCCGTTTATACAGCATTCGATGAGCAATATTTCTATCAACTATTAGAACGCTTTAATTTACCAAACAAGCGAATTCGTAGTTATTCAAAAGGAATGAAAGCATTACTTGCTATTATTTTAGCTTTCTCTGCAAAAGTGGAATACATCATTTTAGATGAACCGACAAATGGACTTGACCCTATTGTTAAAAGACAAATCCTACAATTTCTCGTTGAAGAAGTAGCTGAAAAAGAGATTACGATTTTTATCTCTACTCATCATTTAGATGAAGTTGAAAAAATCGCAGATACAATCATTATTTTAAAAGGACATACAGTAGCTTCTATTACATCACTAGACGATGCAAAATCACGCTATGCCAAAATTCAAGTCGCTTACGAGCGATCACTACCTCAAAAACTTGAAAACTTAAGCAATATTAAAATATTAAATCAAACGGGAAAAGTATATACGATTTTAATTGAAGGAAACGTAGCTGCAACACTGGAGAAGTTTTACAAGGAACAACCAATACTCATTGAAGAATTAGCGATGTCACTCGAAGATGTCTTCGTTACGACACTTGAGGAGGATGGGTATGTTTCATAG
- a CDS encoding ABC transporter permease subunit: MFQQALWLQSYKQGKYFIWLFWITSFYTLSYKYYLDAAKAFHFSQTTTKKIKYYYQYFLSPEDHLLVQGIVIIALACVLIGWERHNQTMESLWSMPFKRRDIFLTKWLLGVFNIIAVYTINWGLFTILKKTTFHNKYQLFSPFHSYFLYTAIVLIAIYTLALFMGTITANIFSQSVLTGIMFILPYGLALLFAGVISVHLYGTHEKTYNIENQYVSASSHVGILSPIEDLEIRFDYDPQSAYTDENGKRINEPNFSKIPSAWNLLSTIMYILVLLPLGTYLYTRSPNEQNGKLLLFSKLHKPFIVCTVACFALFGGRLIGGINSIVGYYIGFFLTGLISYLVLSRILKKRFSLGLK; the protein is encoded by the coding sequence ATGTTTCAACAAGCATTATGGTTACAAAGCTATAAACAAGGAAAATATTTCATTTGGCTTTTTTGGATTACTAGCTTCTATACACTATCTTATAAATATTATTTAGATGCTGCGAAGGCCTTTCATTTTTCACAAACTACCACGAAAAAAATCAAATACTATTATCAATATTTCCTTAGCCCTGAAGACCATTTACTTGTACAAGGAATAGTAATTATTGCTTTAGCATGCGTGCTAATTGGGTGGGAGCGCCATAACCAAACCATGGAATCTTTATGGTCAATGCCTTTTAAGCGAAGAGATATATTTCTTACAAAATGGTTATTAGGGGTTTTTAACATTATTGCTGTCTATACAATAAATTGGGGACTTTTCACAATTTTAAAAAAGACGACCTTTCATAATAAATACCAGTTATTTTCGCCATTTCATTCCTATTTTCTTTATACAGCCATTGTGCTAATCGCTATTTATACTTTAGCATTATTTATGGGAACAATAACTGCCAACATATTTTCCCAAAGTGTACTCACTGGTATTATGTTTATTTTACCATACGGATTGGCATTGCTTTTTGCTGGGGTTATTTCAGTTCACCTGTACGGAACTCACGAGAAAACTTATAACATTGAAAATCAATACGTATCAGCTTCATCACATGTAGGTATACTTTCACCTATTGAAGACTTAGAGATTAGATTCGATTATGATCCACAATCAGCTTATACAGATGAAAACGGAAAACGAATAAATGAACCTAATTTTTCAAAAATACCTTCTGCTTGGAACTTATTAAGCACAATTATGTATATACTTGTTTTATTACCTTTAGGTACCTATTTATATACACGATCACCCAATGAACAAAACGGTAAATTACTTTTATTCTCAAAACTCCACAAGCCTTTTATAGTATGTACTGTAGCTTGCTTCGCCCTATTTGGTGGGCGTTTAATAGGAGGAATAAACTCAATAGTTGGGTATTATATTGGCTTTTTCTTAACTGGTCTAATTAGTTACCTCGTGTTATCTCGCATATTAAAGAAAAGATTTTCTTTAGGATTAAAATAA
- a CDS encoding MarR family winged helix-turn-helix transcriptional regulator, giving the protein MNEKRETLILDLSASFRKMIRLLQNDINTRFSEHMPYNEFSVLRALFLKSPQMASQIASEVNVTSSHITAVTDRLVRKGFVERKRSNSDRRIVYLEITEHGREVTEKLEAVRKEYYKERFKGWSDQEIEMVLELFGRVL; this is encoded by the coding sequence GTGAACGAAAAAAGAGAAACACTGATTTTAGATTTATCTGCATCATTTCGAAAGATGATACGTTTATTACAAAATGATATTAATACACGTTTTTCAGAGCATATGCCATATAATGAATTCTCTGTATTACGTGCGTTGTTTTTAAAAAGTCCACAAATGGCTTCGCAAATTGCGAGTGAAGTAAACGTAACCTCCAGTCATATTACAGCTGTAACAGATCGTCTCGTACGAAAAGGGTTTGTAGAGAGAAAGCGTTCTAATTCAGACCGTCGTATCGTGTATTTAGAAATTACAGAACACGGAAGAGAAGTAACGGAAAAACTTGAAGCTGTGCGTAAAGAATATTATAAAGAGAGATTTAAAGGTTGGAGCGACCAAGAAATAGAAATGGTTTTAGAGTTATTTGGCCGCGTATTATAA
- a CDS encoding SIMPL domain-containing protein: MQGGMNPYLHNARTTNTGKEATITVQGEGVVKAKPNVVILTLGIRTDHKNVKQAQEENAVQSRQLLDALKQLGIADKDIETISYTITPQYEYVNDKALLQGYRVEHLYEITVLNVQKAGEVYDIAVTNGANVAKGLRFRISHPNKYYEQALIQALQQAVEKARTIANSYNLNINPVPLSLVEESAQLPREITSYATLHAQAAPPIQSGELEIISSIRAVFTYL, encoded by the coding sequence ATGCAAGGTGGAATGAATCCGTATTTACATAATGCCCGTACGACGAATACTGGTAAAGAAGCTACTATTACTGTACAAGGTGAAGGCGTTGTAAAAGCAAAACCAAATGTTGTTATATTAACGCTTGGAATCCGAACAGACCATAAAAACGTAAAACAAGCGCAAGAGGAAAATGCAGTGCAGTCTAGACAATTACTTGATGCGCTGAAACAGCTTGGTATTGCCGATAAAGATATAGAAACCATTTCTTATACGATTACTCCACAATACGAATATGTAAATGATAAAGCATTACTGCAAGGCTACCGTGTGGAGCATTTGTATGAAATTACCGTTTTAAATGTGCAAAAAGCAGGGGAAGTATATGATATAGCTGTTACAAATGGAGCAAATGTAGCAAAAGGGTTACGTTTTCGAATATCTCATCCAAATAAGTATTATGAGCAAGCTCTCATTCAAGCCCTGCAACAAGCAGTAGAAAAAGCTCGTACAATTGCGAATTCATATAATTTAAACATTAATCCTGTGCCACTCTCACTCGTTGAAGAATCTGCTCAATTGCCAAGAGAAATTACATCCTATGCTACTTTACATGCTCAGGCAGCTCCCCCCATTCAATCAGGGGAGTTAGAAATTATCTCTTCAATCCGAGCTGTTTTTACGTATTTATAA
- a CDS encoding NCS2 family permease, whose amino-acid sequence MKGILERTFKLDLHQTSPKQEILAGVTSFFTIVYIMIVNASILSDAGIPLEAGILATVFSSFVGCLMMAFWANAPAILVPGMGVNAFFTYTAVHTLGLAWQEALAAVFIAGIIFAIAAFTPIARVLSLSIPKSLKEAITVGIGLFLAFIGLQKGGLVVSNPNTAVAMGKLSNPVVLATLLTLIVALVLFIRNVRGNFLWTIAIGTGIAWLFGLVDTSQVGNSSFSFTNYGDVFGAMSFGKLSSLPFWIATFSLSMVLIFENMGLLHGLLEDDRKFPRAYQANAISAMTCGLFGTSPTVSTVESAAGITAGGKTGLTSIVTGMLFFASLFALPFVKLIPDSAIAPILIIIGGLMITSIQQIPLNDFSEGFPAFLIIVMIPLTYSIADGIAFGFIAYPLLKVALGKRKEVAPSMYIITCLFLAMFVLHAIG is encoded by the coding sequence ATGAAAGGAATACTTGAAAGAACATTTAAATTAGACTTACACCAAACATCACCAAAACAAGAAATTTTAGCTGGAGTCACGTCATTTTTCACAATCGTTTATATTATGATTGTAAATGCGTCAATCTTATCAGATGCCGGCATTCCTCTTGAAGCAGGAATTTTGGCAACTGTTTTCAGTTCATTTGTCGGATGTCTAATGATGGCGTTTTGGGCAAATGCACCTGCTATCCTTGTACCTGGTATGGGTGTAAATGCATTCTTCACGTACACTGCTGTGCATACGCTCGGTCTAGCTTGGCAAGAAGCATTAGCAGCTGTTTTTATCGCCGGTATTATTTTTGCAATTGCCGCGTTTACACCGATTGCTCGCGTGCTTTCGTTATCGATTCCAAAGTCATTAAAGGAAGCCATTACTGTCGGCATCGGTTTATTTTTAGCTTTCATCGGTTTGCAAAAAGGTGGTTTAGTCGTTTCGAATCCGAACACCGCTGTTGCAATGGGGAAATTAAGTAACCCTGTCGTTCTTGCGACATTACTTACTCTAATTGTTGCACTTGTGTTATTTATTCGTAATGTACGTGGAAACTTTTTATGGACGATTGCAATTGGAACTGGTATTGCATGGCTATTCGGCCTTGTTGATACAAGCCAAGTAGGAAATAGCTCATTTTCATTTACTAATTACGGAGATGTATTTGGAGCTATGTCATTTGGGAAACTTTCTTCCTTACCGTTTTGGATTGCAACATTCTCCTTAAGCATGGTGCTTATTTTTGAGAACATGGGACTTTTACATGGTTTATTAGAAGATGATCGTAAATTCCCACGTGCTTACCAAGCAAATGCTATTTCAGCAATGACATGTGGTCTATTTGGCACAAGCCCTACCGTTTCAACAGTAGAAAGTGCCGCGGGTATTACTGCAGGCGGTAAGACAGGTCTGACGTCTATCGTTACAGGGATGTTATTTTTCGCATCACTGTTTGCTCTTCCGTTTGTCAAACTAATTCCTGATAGTGCCATTGCACCAATCTTAATTATTATTGGCGGTTTGATGATTACAAGCATTCAACAAATTCCTTTGAACGATTTTTCAGAAGGATTCCCAGCGTTTTTAATTATCGTTATGATCCCGCTCACATATAGTATCGCTGATGGTATTGCGTTCGGATTTATTGCTTATCCTCTCTTAAAAGTTGCTCTTGGAAAGCGTAAAGAAGTCGCACCATCTATGTATATCATTACATGCCTATTTTTAGCCATGTTTGTATTACACGCTATTGGTTAG